DNA sequence from the Candidatus Aminicenantes bacterium genome:
AAAGTCCATCTCGGGCGAGAACCAGAACCCGTTGTAGACGAACTCGGCGAACTTGGGCGAAAGCGAGTCGCGCAGCCGCATAACCTCGCGGTCCATGGCGATGCCTTCGATGTCCTTGTGGGCAGCCAGCAGGATGGTCAGCCCCGGCGTTTCGTAAATGCCGCGGCTCTTAACTCCGACGAAGCGGTTCTCGACCATGTCGACCCGGCCGATGCCGTTCTTGGCCCCCAGCTCGTTGAGCAGCTCGAACATCCCCAGCGGGTCGGTCCTGCCGACGCCGTGCGTCTTGTCCTCCACCGCCACCGGCTCACCGTCCTTGAAGGTGATCTCGATCATGGTCTGGCTGTCCGGCGCGGCGGTCGGGCTGGTCGTCCAGCTGTAGATGCCCTCGCCCGCGTCGGCGGCCGGATCCTCGAGGATGCCTGACTCGTGACTGATGTGGATGAGGTTGGCGTCCTCGCTGAAAGGCTTGCCCGACGAGGCCTTAACGTCGATGCCGTGCGCCTTAGCGTAGTCCAGCAAGTCGGGACGGCCTTTGAAGGCAGCCAGGAATTCCGGGTCCTTCCAGGGCGAGATGATCTTGAGGGCCGGATCCAGCGCGGCATAGCTCAGCTCGAAGCGGACCTGATCGTTGCCCTTCCCCGTGGCCCCGTGGGCGACATGGGTCGCCCCCTCGGTGTGGGCCAAGGCGACCTGGGCCTTGGCGATGAGCGGCCGGGCCAGGGACGTGCCGAGCAGATAGCGGCCCTCGTAGACCGCGTTCGCTTTGACGGCGGCGAAGACGTAATCGGTGACCAGCTCGCGCTTGAGGTCGACCACGACGGCTTTGGACGCGCCCGTGGCCAAGGCCTTGGCCTTGACGGCCTCGAGATCCTCGTTCTGCCCGACGTCGGCGACGTAGGCCACGACATCGTTCCCCTTTTCGGCCAGCCATTTGAGGATGACGGAGGTGTCGAGGCCTCCGGAATAGGCAAGTATGATTTTAGACACGACGAACTCCTTTGGTGCGATTGATGGAATGGGACCTATGAAAGAAGGGTTGGAAGTATCTTTTATGCACCCTGGAGCAGGGCGCGCAGCTCGCGCTCGACCTCCGTCCGGCGGGTTTCGGTATCGACGACGATCAGG
Encoded proteins:
- a CDS encoding argininosuccinate synthase; the encoded protein is MAPKEFVVSKIILAYSGGLDTSVILKWLAEKGNDVVAYVADVGQNEDLEAVKAKALATGASKAVVVDLKRELVTDYVFAAVKANAVYEGRYLLGTSLARPLIAKAQVALAHTEGATHVAHGATGKGNDQVRFELSYAALDPALKIISPWKDPEFLAAFKGRPDLLDYAKAHGIDVKASSGKPFSEDANLIHISHESGILEDPAADAGEGIYSWTTSPTAAPDSQTMIEITFKDGEPVAVEDKTHGVGRTDPLGMFELLNELGAKNGIGRVDMVENRFVGVKSRGIYETPGLTILLAAHKDIEGIAMDREVMRLRDSLSPKFAEFVYNGFWFSPEMDFLMAAINKSQEVVDGVVRLALYKGTAAPVARRSHSSLYDKDLSSMDIEGGFDQTDSRGFIAINAIRLKAHHVIMAKRGKKVTGFLRNGK